A segment of the Mercurialis annua linkage group LG4, ddMerAnnu1.2, whole genome shotgun sequence genome:
AATAGCTTTGGTGGGTAGTCTTTTCTGCTTTTAAATTATACTTCTTCATGTTAATTAGCTTTCATATTATGGAGATCTCACTGATTACTAATCATGAAGAGCAATGTATTGTGATATCTAAGTGTAGTACGAACAATCAATCCATTGGATTTGTCATAAATTGAGGAAAGACCTAAGCTTTTTGTCCTAACCGTTTGTTATCCATTCCAAGTTCGATTTCAGTCACTTTGGCTCTTGATATAATTTCCAGCCTTCACATAAATTGGGACCCCTCATGAAAATGTTTAGCTTTTCGCAGTATCCAAGTTTTCATGCTTGCGATAGTAATTATACTTAGGAATGAATTTTTTTGCATTAGTTAATTGTGATATAAATGAATCTACTTTCTTTTGAAACCCCTCTCGGGAATGTGTTGGAAACTTGGGGGTTTCGGAaacgaaacttcattttataaaagaaccttaaaataacatcgTTTCTCTGTGTCCGTGTGTAATTGTCTTGTTTCTCATATCCGTGTCTGTGCTGCAACGGTGCCAAGTTTACTAGCTCGAAATGTAATTGCTTTTAAATATCTAAGAAGAAAATCTTAAATCATTCTATAGTGGAATTATACTTGCTGATAATTGTAGTAAACTATCTGGACTTAAAGTTTTCTTATGTTATTCTCTGGTTCATGATGCTTATTGTGCTTTTTTTTTTCCCTGATCAATGGTTTGCCGCGCTTCTTATATAGCTTCATGGATGACGGTCTTGGTGCGAAAATAAAAATTGTCCCAGATTACTTTCAAGTTTCAGCTTCTAGTGAAGACACTCCTCAAAGGAGTACTTCATCTGATCAAGTTTCAACTAGTGAAGACACTCCTATAAGGAGTGCTTTATCTAATCTGCAGCCCAGAATTGATAATCAGTCGTGGTAATTACTTCTTCCTCCGGAAAGAAAATGTAAAATAGAATGCATGAAAacttttagttgattttaattCTTTCTCTTGATTTAGAATAGGTCCCGTAGCCCTTCGTGGACCGGAAGAAAATTGAAAAGGGCTGCATTAATGTTGAATTTCTTTAGTCTACGGAGTTTGCCATGGAGTTCTGGAAGTGGTTCGGAAAAGGTCAGTCAAacatctttttttatttcattcctGGCTTTGTTTGTACGTTTTTATTATTTCCTGAAACATGTTTTATTTGCAGATCGAGTTGACTAGGGCTGAGTTAGAATCCCTTAGATCTGAAACTCGATactaaatcgcttaaaaacgAGGGAccaatcgtttaataaaattaaaagtgaggaaccaaatcgttcacaaaattaaaggtagggtaccaaat
Coding sequences within it:
- the LOC126678704 gene encoding uncharacterized protein LOC126678704; protein product: MDDGLGAKIKIVPDYFQVSASSEDTPQRSTSSDQVSTSEDTPIRSALSNLQPRIDNQSWSRSPSWTGRKLKRAALMLNFFSLRSLPWSSGSGSEKIELTRAELESLRSETRY